Part of the bacterium genome is shown below.
GACGCGCCGGATCTGGCGCTCCAGCTCCTCCTCCGCAGCGCGCTGCGCCTCGAGGTCGATCGCGGTGGTGATGCGCAGCGGCTTCCGGTAGAGCCCATCGCCCAGCTTTTCCTCCAGCAGGCTGCGCACGACCTGCACGTAGTAAGGCGCGACGAGGCCTCGATGCCTCGCTGGCCGCGCTTCGGCCAGCCGCAGCGGCCGACCCTTCGCCTCCTCGGCCTCCTCCGCATCGATGCGGCCCTGCTCCGCCATCAGCGAGAGCACGAGGTCGCGCCGCGCACGCGCCTCGTCCGGCCGACGCCGCGGGTCGTAGTACGACGGCGCGCGCGGCAACGCCGCGAGCAGCGCGGCCTGCTCGAGCGACAGCGATTTCGCGCTCTTGCCGAAGTACTGCTGCGCCGCGGCCTCGATGCCGTACGCGCCGCCGCCGAAGTAGATGTGGTTGAGGTACAGCTCGAGGATCTCTTCTTTGGTGAAGCGCCTCTCGATCGCCCGCGCCACCCGGATCTCGAGCAGCTTGCGGCCCAGGGTGCGTTCGTGCGGGGGCAGCCGGTCCGCGAACACGTTACGCGCGAGCTGCATGGTGATGGTGCTGAACCCCTCACGGATCTCGCCCGCCCGCAGGTTGGCGACCGCGGCGGCCGGCACGCGCCGCCAGTCCACGCCACGATGCGAGTAGAAGCGCTTGTCCTCGACGGCGATGAACGCGGCGGGCACGTACGCCGGCAGGTCCTCCAGCGTCACGAGCCGGTGTCGCACGGGGCTCAGGTCGGCGAACGGCCGGCCGTTGCGGTCCAGCAGCACGGACGCGTTGCCGGGCTGGTAGGACGCGAGCCGCGAGACGTCCGGGCAGCCGCCGATGCCGCAGCGCTCCCAGAGGAGCACCGCCAGTGCGCCGGCGAGGATCAGCGCGATCCACACCGTGCGCGCACGGAGCACGTTCCGGAGGAAATCCAACGGGGATGGTCGCGAGAACCGATCCATTGTCGCTCCGTCTCGCCGTTCCCGAGCGAGCGCGCCAGACGAACGGCGCGACTTTCCAGAACCAGGAGCCGGCGCCCTGCCCTCCCGTACAGAGCCCGGCGAGAGCAGCGGGCCGTCCCTGACCTGGCGAGTCCCAGGGCTCCAGGACGGGCGCCGCGTGCATTCCCACGCAAGCCCGTACCGGGGCACGGCGGGCCCTTCCCGGACCCGTGAACGCCGCACTCCAGGAACGTGGTCTCGGCCCCTTTCCGGCTTCTACGCCCCTCCGGAGAGGGTGTTTCGCCGTGCACCGACGCCCCGACGGCGGGCAGCGGCCGTCTGACACCTCGGATGCTGCGTTCGGCGTGGAGGGTTGCTGGGTCGGCATCCGGCGCGACGTCGCCCGGATGCGTCGGGGCTGGAGGGAGACTTCAGTCCAGCGGCGCGTGGCGCGGCCAGGGCCGCAGCATCTCGAGCTGACGCGCCACGCCCAGCAGCAGCCCCTCGCCGCCCGGCCGGGCGACGAGCTGCACGGACAGCGGCACGCCGGTGGAGTGGCGGCTTCCGGTGGGCACCGCAACAGCCGGCCAGCGGGCGTGGTTCCACGGCCCGGTGAACGGCGCGAAGCGCGCGTTCACCGCCACGTTGGCCAGCCAGCCGCGCTCGCTCCAGCGCTCGGCCCGCGGCGGCGGCGCCGCCAGCGTCGGCGTCACCAGCACGTCCAGCTCGCGGAAGAACTGCGCCATGAGCGAGCCGAACGCGTCCCGGTGCTCGGCGCGGAAGAGCCTCAGCCGTCGCGCGATGCGGCCCGCGCGGATGTGGGCGCGGGTACGCGGCTCGAGGACGTCCAGCGTGGCGCCGAGGGCGGGCCCGGCTTCGTCGAACTCCGTGGCGACGACGGCGAACCAGCCGGCGAACAACCGCAGCCCCAACCCCGCCGGGATCGGCGGATCGGCGCGCCGGACCTCGTGCCCTGCACGGGCGAGCAGCTCTGCGGTTTCCAGCGTCGCCGCCTCGTACTCGCGGTCCACGCCCACCAGCGGCGCCAGCGGCGACCGCACCGACACGCCGATGCGCAGCGGCCGCTCCGGCACGGCCACGTGCGCGAGCTCCGCACGCGCCGCCATCGCGGAGAGCGTCAACGCGGCGTCTTCGACCGTCGTCGCCAGCACGCCGTTCTCGACCAGGCCGCACCAGTCCGTCGGCCCCATGTCGCACGGCACCACGCCCGGGCCCGGCTTGATGCCGATCAGGCCGCACGCCGCGGCGGGGATGCGGATCGAACCCAGCCCGTCGTTGCCGTGAGCGACGGGGACGATCCCCGCTGCGACCGCGGCCGCGCTGCCGCCCGAGGAGCCGCCCGCGCTCCGGTCCGGCGCCCACGGGCTGCGCGCGATGCCGCTCGCGCCGTCGCTCGTGCCCCACACCCCGAGCTCCGGCATGCGCGTCATGCCGACAACGATGGCGCCCGCCGCCCGCAGCCGGGCGACCACCGGGTGATCTGCCGGCGCCGGGTCCAGCGCCGCACGCCGGGCGCCGTGGCTCAGCGGCTCGCCCGCCACCGCGACGTTGTCCTTCACCGCGACCGGCACCCCCGCCAGCGGCAGGGCGCTCAGGTCCTCCCGCCGCGCCAGCGCCTCGGCCTCCGCGAGCGCCGCCTCCGCGCGCACGCGCGCGAACGCGCCCACGCGCTCGTCCACCTCTGCGATGCGCTCGAGCGCCGCGCGCACGGTGTCCGTCGGGGACATGCGGCCCGCCCGTACCTCGCCGGCGATGGCCGCGGCGGTCAATTCCGTGATCCGCACTGTGACTTGCCGCACCGTCGAGGAGGAACCAGGTACGGAGAGCGGCTGGCGCGAGTCCTGCGTCAACCGGTTTGTTCACGCGCGAACCAGCAGCACCCTTCCGCGCTCTCGGCCCCCCGCCC
Proteins encoded:
- a CDS encoding amidase, encoding MSPTDTVRAALERIAEVDERVGAFARVRAEAALAEAEALARREDLSALPLAGVPVAVKDNVAVAGEPLSHGARRAALDPAPADHPVVARLRAAGAIVVGMTRMPELGVWGTSDGASGIARSPWAPDRSAGGSSGGSAAAVAAGIVPVAHGNDGLGSIRIPAAACGLIGIKPGPGVVPCDMGPTDWCGLVENGVLATTVEDAALTLSAMAARAELAHVAVPERPLRIGVSVRSPLAPLVGVDREYEAATLETAELLARAGHEVRRADPPIPAGLGLRLFAGWFAVVATEFDEAGPALGATLDVLEPRTRAHIRAGRIARRLRLFRAEHRDAFGSLMAQFFRELDVLVTPTLAAPPPRAERWSERGWLANVAVNARFAPFTGPWNHARWPAVAVPTGSRHSTGVPLSVQLVARPGGEGLLLGVARQLEMLRPWPRHAPLD